ccattctagtgagtatttagagatatctcattgtggtttgggtttacatttccctaatgatcaaggatgttgagcatctttccacaTGCATATCAgcctttgtatattttctttggtaaGTTGTCtatcagattcttttttttaaaaaagatttatttatttatttctccccccccccaattgtctgctctctatgtcaattcgttgtgtgttcttctgcgtctgcttgtattcttgtcagcggcactgggaatctgtgtctctttttgttgcgtcatggtctccatgtgtgcggcgccatttctgggcaggctgcactattttccgcacagggcagctctcctatggggcaaactccttgcgcgtggggcttccctatgtgggggacacccctgcgtggcacgggactccttgcatacgtcagtactgcgcatgggccagctcatcacatgggtcaggaggccctgggtttgaaccctggacctcccatgtggtaggcggatgctctatcagttgagccaaatctgcttctctctatcaaattcttttgtccattttttctattaggttgtttgtcttattattgaattgtaggtGTCCTTTACATATTCTAGACACAAGGCCTTTGTCAGATTTGTTATTTGTTAAGAACTGGATCTTACAGACAGAAAAACTTTggattagaaaaattaaataactgggagcagatgtggctcaaggggttgagctcCTGCTCCCAACATTGGAGATCTGGGGGTTCCGGCCCTTGTGCatcccaaaaacaaaaaaacaaacaacaagcaaaaaaatgaaaaaacaactcaggggagtctaGGGGAAACAGGAGAGCccatgcggctcagtggttgagtactggcttcccacatacaaagtccggggttcaatccccagcctggtacctcagaaaaatcaaatcaaaacctTCTATTACACCTCAACTCTCACAACAACAAGGCTCCATAGGAATTATTCCTTGTTTACCGATAAAGAGACTAAAAATTGCCAGGATTGATTAACGAATCCACTTTAACACAGGTAGTATGTGTGGGGACAGCAAGCGCTTGCTAACTGATCTTGGAACCCCCAATTTCATTTCACCCCAAACCATCCTCCTATTGGCCCCCAACTCCAGGATAAATAGTAACCCCATTTACAGAAGCTTTCTTGACCCATCTGACCCTCTAGTGTCATCTATCACCACTCCTCAGGCGTGCGCCACACTTTCGCTGTCCTGAGCGAGCAAACTTTTGTGGCCTGTCAGGCTGTTCCCTTTACTTGGAACACCGTTCTTCACAAAGTCTGCTTGGCCAAGTCCAACTTGTCCTTCAAGCCTCAGCTCACGTCTTCTCCTGTGAAAAGCCCTCTCTGACTGACACAAGTCTGGTTGGGAAACCCTTTCTAGATGCTCCCCAGGACCCTGCCCTAACCCTTAGGACCACAGCATACGTGTATTTGACTCTACCCGGGGCTGTGAGTTTATTTTCAGCAGTGTACACACCGCTGGGCGGGCGGGCAGGCAACTGAGTTCCGTGTTTGTTGAGTGAAAGCTCCGGAATCGCGATGGAGAGCTGTGGGCGAAATTCGACACTAAACAGAGTGTTTTTCGCGGAGGGCGGCCAATGGAGGTCAATGGAGGAAGCTATCACAGCACGGCTTGAAAAGCCAATTTGAAGGAAAATCGCTCAGCCAGCCCAGCGCGGGTAAGCCGCCCCGCCCAGCAGAAAGGCGGATCTCCAACCCAGCTTCTCTTCCTGCATTTCGCCCGCCCCGGCAGCTAGCGCAGGGCGCGGCCTGTGATGTCACTCCTCTGCGTCCCGTCGCTTTGACGAGCCGCGCAACTCGGCGTGCGGCGTCTTCCGGCTACGAGGACGTCGGATAGGCAGGGGGGGATGTGACGTCACCGGCAAGCCGTGCGCCGGAAGTCGCCGCCCCGGACTGCGCGCGGAAGtcgagggggcgggggaggaggaggaggaggagatgggggACGGCGGCGGCTGGTGATGAGAGGCGGGAGCGCGTGAGCGAGCCGGGGGAGAGGAAGGCTGGGGGGCTCCGGAGAGCACGCCGcaggggcggagggagggggcGCGAGCGCTGCGGGCagctgcggcggcgcgggagcaGCGGGGCCCGCGGCGGCGGCTgaggcgcggcggcggcggcggcggaggagggagagaagatggCGGACGGCGACAGCGGCAGCGAGAGAGGAGGcagcggtggcggcggcggcgggcccgGCAGCTGCGGCTTCCAGCCTTTGTCCCGCGGGGGCGGCGGCGAGCAGGAGACCCAGGAGTTGGCCTCAAAGCGGCTCGACATCCAGAACAAGCGCTTTTATCTGGACGTGAAACAGAATGCCAAAGGCCGCTTCCTGAAGATTGCCGAGGTGGGCGCCGGAGGCTCGAAGAGCCGCCTCACCCTCTCCATGGCCGTGGCCGCAGAGTTTCGCGACTACCTGGGGGACTTCATCGAACACTACGCGCAGCTGGGGCCCAGCAGCCCGGAGCAGATCGCGGCGGCGGCGAGCGCCGAGGACGGCGGCGGCCCCCGGCGGGCGCTCAAGAGCGAGTTCCTGGTGCGGGAGAACCGCAAGTATTACCTGGATCTCAAAGAGAACCAGCGCGGCCGCTTTCTACGCATCCGCCAGACCATCAACCGCGTCGGGGGCAGCGGCGGGTTCGGcggaggcccggggcctggggGCCTGCAAAGCGGCCAGACCATCGCCCTGCCCGCCCAGGGCCTCATCGAGTTCCGCGACGCGTTGGCCAAGCTCATTGACGACTACGGAGGCGAGGAGGAGGAGCTGGCGGGGGGCccgggaggcggcggcggggggccCGGCGGGGGCCTGTACGGGGAGCTCCCGGAAGGCACCTCTATCACGGTGGACTCCAAGCGCTTCTTTTTTGACGTGGGTTGCAACAAGTACGGCGTGTTCCTGCGAGTGAGTGAGGTGAAGCCGTCTTACCGGAATGCCATCACTGTCCCTTTCAAGGCCTGGGGCAAGTTTGGAGGTGCCTTTTGCCGGTATGCCGATGAGATGAAAGAAATCCAGGAACGGCAGAGGGATAAGCTTTATGAAAGACGTGGTGGAGGCAGCGGTGGTGGAGAGGAGTCTGAGGGCgaggaggtggatgaggattgaaAACGGCAGGTTCCCATACaaggcctcccccaccccaccacatcTCGGCTAGCGACCTCCTTCCTGCTCTATCCAGATGGGATGAAGTAGTGAAGGGAGATCAAgggaggccccagaaagagaaaacaaagtgaGAATTAATATAGTTAATTCAGAGAAATAACCAACAGTTGTGGACAATTTGAAAAAAGCAAAGTTCCAAGGAACTGACAGCAacgtgcaaaaaaaaaaaaaaaaaaaaataacagcatcTCTTCACCTGAGCAAAATCGTCTcagtctgtttgtttttgttttttttccaactgAGGTTCATAAACCCACCAGAGAAAACCCCAGAAGGGTTAGAGCCTCACACGTGGTGGGCCAAGAAACACTCCTGAGTCACCCAGACCCATTAATGACAGTAGAATTTGTGTTACACTTGGGAAATCGGGTCTGAAAACCTCTCCAGACTTCACTGTGGCAGCGTCTATCCCTTCTCCTCCATTGAAATCAACGGTTTGGATCAAAATCTTCATGGAGTCTTTGAGAAAAATTAGGCCTTTGCAGTTACCCAGCTCTGAGGGTCCAAGTTTCATTAAAAGGAATACAACTTGAAATAATCACGGACAGGACAGAATAAGAACCCAAAAAGCCTTTGGGAAATACAGAAACAAATTGgatccattttaaaaagtgtggtATGGAACCTGGACTAAGGTCCGTGTCTTTGCAGAATTGTTTTCCAGGATGCAAATGGATTCTGATGCTTGAATTAGACTCCGTTACTAAAATAGTTTATAGTTGgcaaaaaaatgttcaaagataAAAGCGTTTTTACTTTGGGGTTGCTGAGGCAGGCACAAGAAAAAATCAGGCGTAAAGCACAAGGAAAACTATTTGAGTGGATTGGTTGCTGCTCACTAAAGTTCTTCCCCTGATCTCCAAGTTTGGAGGTCAGTATGAAGAAATGGCTCAAGTTGTGAATGAGAGCCAGATCCCTATGTCTCCACCAAATGAGCCAGTGAATTATGGATAATTCGGCTGTTTGAGCCACTGGTTGGCTGTATTTTAAACCATAAAACTTGATCTCTACAAAAGGAACAATGTGGCTACATGCCTGAGCTTtaaatagaatatttgtcctcacagaaaaggtggaaacaaccaaaaCTGAAGTCTTCTTGTACCTTCAGTTTAATCTGTGGATTTGTTCAGCTACTTAAAAATCCTCAGGTCCAGAATTCCAgcatcatttattcttttaaaataagtttttaagaACTTGATCCATTTTTATAAGTACCTCACAATCAAAGTTGGCAAATGATGGATGAGTGATTCAAAGCAGCACACCTGGTGGAAGCTGAAATCCATCTCTAAATGGAGCTGAAGTGAACATGAATATGCTGACTATAATCTGGAAGCATTTTTATACCATCTTGAAATTTCAGCAATTTGGCTTTTGCCAGTTTATCCAGCTGTCTTTCAAGAATAAAAGTTGGAGTTTTCAAGGATCGCTGCTTCTATATTTTCAGTGGATTCTCAATAGCAATGATTTTTACTAATCAAGTTAATCCTACCCCCATCAAAAGGTATTCCTAGAAATATTATATTCCTAGGTAACTTTGAACTGAATGGGAACCTTTCCAAAATTTTCAGGTATCACTTGTGCGACACCTCACCCTGGAGGCAAGTAACCCCACCTCCACAATCTTAGTACTTTTTCCCCTTAACTGCATGCCTGCCCCTTATTTGAGCtgccttttttaatttattacataccctttttattatcttattttggTATTATTCAGTCTATacaatctttttgtatttattggaaaataAGTGATATACAAAAAGGCCATTTTCATGCATTTGTGGTTGAGAGGGAGGGAAATGATACTGTATATaaagttagggttttgttttttttttaattagagtcTGGACCAGAATATTGTTGatcttagattaaaaaaaaaaaaatgcaagcacCACAGACATTGGTGCCCTTTTCGGACTATTTCTCTATTCTCATTATCCACAATAgactttttaaagagattttttaagctttttttcctcccttttttttctccGTTGCAAAGAATGTTTCCTAAATTGTATGGGAGCAATAgtatttttgatgttttaattACATCCGTATACTTGTACTGTATTTTGTACTACAAGGCAGCTGTTTTCAATAATGTCCTGCTGTATTTAcctatgtgttttgttttgagttGTTTCTTTGCTGCGGAGAACAAATCCCTAAATAGTTTTAGTAAAGGAGCTGAGAAGTTAGCATTATAAGTTTGCCGAAACTATTTAAGTTTCCAAGTTTGTGGCAGCAATGAAAATTAAGGTTGCAAGTCTTAGGTGATTGCTGTAATGTTTTCATTTCCAGACTATGTACAATTCCCTGTATAGATCTACTTATTCTCTTGCTTCAGTGGTGGTTCTGTTGCTCAACTGCAGTGAGCCAGTTCAATTTTGCAAAGGTGCAGCACCTCTCCTTATCAAGGGGTGGTGTAttcgttttttcttttctttgggttTGGGTGAATTGGAGTAACTAGCCTTGCCTTTCTATTCTGTAGAAATGACAGGGCCTTCACAATCCTTTACCAGTGGCTACTAAGCTATAATTAGCTGAATAGAAAGAACGTGGAAGTGATCTGAAGCATATAGAGTATATATATGCCAGGAACACTACCATATATGGCATCAGCTTTGGTTACCAGAGAAGTTGTCTTAGTCATTAGACCGTGTAACAGTAATATATCATATGTAAATCTTTAGATATCAATTTGAGAATCCTCCCAAAAAAGGAGCAAAGAATGCATAAGCTATGTGTTggaaaaagtaatttatattaaaattttgacCTGCCTATGTAAGATTAAGTGGTAAATGTCATAgtggtgggtttttttaaagtcttaatcaatcttgaagatttgttTCTCCTGCAGAGGGTGGTTCATGGCCTCTCTTCCCACTGCAGGAAGATTGCAGAAGGATGTGGATTAATTGTAGCATTTCACTGATCTTCATTCCAGTCACTAGGGACAATAGAAATCTGCAAAGCACAGCGACCGAATTTTTGGAAAGCGTGTGTGGTTTGTTAAACAAAGCGGTATGGATGGGCCGCATTTCAGAACTCCTTCATAAATACTCATTTATTAAAGTAAATAGTCTTTGTTGAATCCAGTCAGATAATGGCGTTGTACAGACTATGGAAAACAACCTttcagttttgctttgttttgtttttcgaTCACTGCTAGGAACAGTGAcctagggctttttttttttttttcttttttttttaactccggCAACCATCCCAGCTAATCACATCCCAAATAGTCGTATTCTTGAGAAGTAGGGAACAAatattcctttccaaataattgGTGGAAGGCTTGTTGCCCAAACTACCGCAGTCAAACGGGTCAATCAGGTGATAAGTCAAATTTTGGGAACAGAATCAAAAGGGCAAAAATCTGTAAAGATCCTTGATGTTCCTTTCCAGTTTCTATTGTCCCTACCTATTATTCAGCAAGTGGAACAGCAGTTTTAGTCAGCAAACTTCAGTGCATCTGCTgcacaaaacaaaatgtaaatcTGTATGGCACcaaaaatcaaagtaaaaaccaaaccaaaaaaaccgGACACCCTATGTAAATACGTGAGGCATGTAGGTGGTATAAATGACTGTAGCTGTGACACACACAGCTACTTGTCAATTCACTTTCCATGATTATTTACTGCAAAATGATTTAAGGGGCTTTTGGTGCAGGCAGCTGTTAACCTCCTGCCTCCTGTTTCCTCTGGATCACTTTGCAATAAATTGCAGGTCTTTTAAGAGATTCAGttttctcaaaacaaaacaattatccTGTCTTATCTGAAAATGCAGGGTTGTGGGCAAAAGAGGCTGGTTATAATAATGCCCTCATATTGAGTGGTCTGTAAATGGCTGCACATTCAGGCACTATAGTTGCTAAGGATGCGTTGTGAAATGTGACCTTTACTGGCTTTATAAGGGGTGTAGACTGTGTTCTACACGAGGCATTAAAAGGTGACTGTTCAATTTCATCTACCTTGCTGTTGAGGTAGATGAGATTAAGAAGAAGCTTGAGTGTGTAAGCCATGCACATAAGTATTCTTCTCTGTAAatcttgtcttcatttttaaCCCAATTATGGTACTTTGTCCAATGCACAAATGATCTCTCAGTAGATATTCATTTGAAAATAGTGTGGCCTTGATCAgtgagaaggggaaggagagaaggagagaagtgaCTTTTTTGCTTATTTGAAATTGACTCATTTGCTGAGTCATAATTCTGCAGCACTCTTAGTAGCTAATGTTTTTGTGCTAGGTCTCCTTTTTGATTGGGGAATGTTAATGTTTTTGATCCTGCAGTTAATTCAATTGAGTTGTCTTCTGTTTTTAGGATATATCAGAATTGCTCTGATGAATAACAAAGTTGACTGCTTTGAGGTCCAATCTCAGGTTTTAGAATATAGTGGTGTAAAAGCCCACTGTTAATTCTTAAAAACAATTTCAATTTAGTACACTCTGAAAGTCACCTGCATTCGGCCTGTTCTGAGAGCAGAGCCTTCATCCTTTTGCTCcttttctactttttacttcACTCAAAAAAGTGTCCAGTGATTTTTACAttgtatatttccattttatcccTGGCATATTTCTCAAAGATTAAGCACTTTTTGATCATGAAATACATGGAATCTTTGTGTGATGTGGATCATGATTTCTCAGGCTCTTAGATAATCTGCTAATGAGTATTGTTCTAACTCCATGTAAGAAGAGTGGAAACCTTTGCTAATGTTACGAACTTTGTATTGTCCTAGAATGCATTTTGCTAGCTTCCAATGGATGGGAGAGTAAACAATGCTGCATTCACAACTTAATAAGTTACTTTCCCTTGAGCCttaaggtaacttttttttttccttctgtcaaCAACCGCACTGAAGTTATAGAAAATGAATGAGATTGTCAGTTTTCGGGGTTGGTTTTAGAGTACTGTAAATCAATTAACTGTCTTCCTAAAGAGTTACTCCCATTGAATAAACTGGTTAGTGGGTGTGTGGGTGGGTCTGGAGGGGGGAGGTAgtttgtaaaaggaaaaaaaccacatttaccttaaaaaaaaaaaaaagatttaaaaagttcATGTCATATGCCCTGTTTGCAATTCCAGATACACGGTGGGAATGGCCAATCATAACTTCTTTTCTCCCTATTTTCAACCTAGAAAAACAAAgtcattgattttcaaatgttagcTCCCCAAAATTTTTATAGCCAGACCTGAATGGttatattttatatctaattTTGCTCTTTAGTTGATGTCACCTTTCCTAGCCTTCAGTCTTGAAACCAAATTTCATTATTCTTGGACTTCACAAACTCTTACTGTAGCAAATGTGATCTAATTGTCAATACTGaaaattaaatttgggaaatgtaaaaataaattgtatctTGCAGACTGCCTACCGTAGAGATTTCCACTTGATCCTGTACCCCTGATCCAAGAGAGACCTGTATGAATGTGCATTTCCTAATGAAATAGCAACTGTGCCATCAGTATAATCCTTTATTCACAATCTCTTACTTTTGTTGGAAATCTAATTTATGtctcttaaattaaaaaacattgtgtTTGCTAAGATAACCATGTTAAAACAACAGGTTGGTCATCAGTCACTCAAATACTATACCATTGAGGATGGGTACAGGCCCCATGTTTCTTTTTCAGCCAGCAATTTGGTAGTTTTACTGCTCAGTAGAACTTATTCTAATAAAGGGAGAGCAGAGCAATGAAAAGGGGAAGGTAAAACGTCACTTTTTTCCATAGATGATTCTATAAATGTTTGATGAAAGTATGATTGTACTTTTAATTAACATGAGACTTTGGGTCTAGGAGCAAATTTCATATTACCAGTGTTATATCTAATATGCATTGACATGGATAAGAGAAGTCTGAGTATATCTTTTTGGTCAGATTAATTCTGGGCCAGAGTAATTGAGAGAAAGCAATAGACTTATTCAGCTCATTGTCCAGTagcatattttttaagaaaattggtTTCGaccatctcttctttttcttttctctctctttttttttttttttctaaagtacGGGGGGCCGGGAATTGAACTCGGAActctcgtgtgtgggaagccagcactcagccactgagccacattggctcccctgagttggttttctcatttgttttgcttgtttgtttttttctagaaggcactggaacctgaacccaggaactcctatGTGGGAATCAGGCATTCacctgcttgaaccacatctgttcccccccccccccccccgagataatttttaaaacccaCCCATTCTGTAGGAACCTTCACTGCCAACTTCTACCAGTGTCTTAGAATAGATTCTTTACTCCAAAGCTGGAACTGATGTCCTGCCAGTTTAGAATCTACAGAAGTAATATGAATGAATTAAAGCCAAATCTTGATAGCAGGAGGCAGCTTCCCAATATATAATTAGAATTGAGGTTGGAAAGTTCTTAAACAAGggtgtttttgtttcttcctaGTTTTTGAATGTCTTTTAGTCTATGTGTAAATCCCTACATGCTTGTGCATTGTGAACAAATTATTGTGTATTCATATGTATGAATTTGTAGAACTGGTTTCTCCTTCAAGAGAAGCAATACCTTTGATTTTATAAATCCCCCCTCCACCTGTAATTCTATAAATGTTTGTAAATAGAATACTAAAATTTGTAGTGATAGGATCAATTTGGGAATATCTGCTGAGAGACcaaaaagttcattttttaagTACCTTGGTTAAAGAGTAAAGTTTATTCCTCTTGcttattttttgaaagaagaaTGCACTTTAACACAGAGCTGCATGGGCAATTCAAACATATACATGAAGTGCAGTACCCATTCAGAAATCACACTTCCTGGAAACAATTCAAAAGCAGAGTCCAGACGGGCTGTTTATCTCACTGCCTGTAGGTTGAAGCTCAGATACTGATCAATTTTTGAGACAAACAGGGCTGCTTCAAAAGAGCAATGTGAATTCAGCCAGAAGCTTCAGACAGGTCTGTAAAATGGCGGGTCCCGTATTTACCACTAACAAGCAAAACTGACAGAAAAACTTATAGAGAAAAAGGTTTAAGAATCCTTCCTGCTGGTGTGCACTCCTTACAATAGCAGACTTTTGCAAATGGAGTTTTACAGTCtatatttaaaagaattgtaTGTTTGTAACAAATAAAGTATGCAGAAAAGTGAATGATAATCTTGTTCTGTCGTTTCTGATTTAAAGAATTACATGGAGAGAGTGGTAGGTAAAGcccaaatatcaaaaaaaaaaaaaaaagtatggagtggagcaggtatagctcagtggttgagcgcctgccttgCATGTATGAGGGCTCAGGTTTGatctgtacctcctaaaaagaaaaaaaagatgggacTGTGTGAACAGTGGGATTTCAAAATCACTACACATTTTATCTGAACTATAGCCAGTTGGTTCTAGAATTTCTTCCCATAACCCTCTTCTAGTAAGCAGTCATTGACATTGTGGAGTTAATTCAATGCTGCAAATTAGTTTCATGCTTTGGTTCACATCCCATTCAGGATTCTTGTTGCTTCCATTAATTTTTCCCTATTCTGGTTTTTTGTGCCCACCATTTTCAGTGGCTCTAAAGAAGCTGCTATCTCAGATGGTCTCTTGTCAAACTCATCAATGTCATAACTGCTGCTTCAGGGGCAAAAACAAATGACACAAGCATGTATTCCATCAGTCAAAAGTAATGACATTACATATCTTGTGATCTCTGGAAAATTCCACTGTAAGCTCCCCTGGGAGATAGTGAAAGTGAAAAAAGGCAAATGCTATGTTATGAAAGTTTTGTCCTCTTGGACCCTGTAAGTTTTGGAGACCCCTAAGAATTTCCAGACTACCCTTTAAGAATCACTGAACTAGACTTAGATGTAGATTGTGTTTCTGAAAATGAAGGATAAAGTTGGAGAAGACCTAAGTTACATAGTTTAATAGAGCTTTAGTTCTCCCCCATGTTCTCTTTATATTAGAAGCTCTTGCCCTTGCCCTGACATAACAACTCCCACCATACCCCCACATACACATACTTAATTTTCCTGTAGTTGTCAGCTTCCACAGCCTCTGGGAGCGGTTCTCAACCCTGGCTATAGAATGacctggggaaacggactttggcccagtggttagggcgtccgtctaccatatgggaggtccgcggttcaaaccccgggcttccttgacccgtgtggagctggccatgcgcagtgctgatgcgcgcaggagtgccgtgccacgcaagggtgtcccccgcgtggcccccatgcgcaaggagtgcgcccgtgaggaaagccgcccggcgtgaaaagaaagagcagcctgcccaggaatggcgccgcccacacttcccgtgccgctgacgacaacagaagcggacaaagaaacaagacgcagcaaatagacaccaagaacagacaaccaggggagggggggaattaaataaataaataaataaataaatctttaaaaaaaaaaaaaaaaaaaagaatgacctgGACAGCTTGAACCACTGATGACCATGAACCATTCCAGACCAACTTGACTCAATCTCAGAATGGGTCTTAGAGTTTGtctgcttgttctttttttttttttttaaatgctcctCCAAGGGATTCAAGTGTGCAGTCAGGGATGAGAACCAGCAGTTCATAGGACCTGACGGTATaaagcaggggaaggggaaaacaAGAAACTCGGCAGAGCAGAGCATTCCTTGAATGTGCTTCCACCCTGGACTGTGTCTCGATTGCCCACACCACTACTCGAACCCCTAAAATAACTACCCCAGAGAAAAGTTTACAAACAAGGATTGAACATAGTATCAGTAGTCCCCTCACTGGGCTGGAACTGAGGAAATTTGGGGGGGTTGCAGGCACAGAGAGCTCTTCAGCTTGCACTGAAACAACCTGTAGAACTTGTTAAAATACTGATTACTGAGTTCCACCCGCAGGTTTTCTGGCTCACCAGTTCTGGAGTGGCGACTCTGAAAGTTGTAGTTCTAGCAAGTCCCCAGGGACCATACAGAGCCCCACTACAGAAACCACAGAAGTTACTGGAAAATTGGCTCCATTTTTTTGCCAGCTGAGCGAGGTCTCAGGAAATATTTACCCTGATGAGTTGTTTTCTGCATACTCTCGCTGAGACTCTAGACTAAACCAGAAAGCCTGGGGGTGCTTTGAATTTTCAGCTTGATGGGAAGCTTGTTACTGCACGAGTTTAAAGGAAGAGATGCAGCCAGATTATAGCCTGAAGAATTGTACTGCAACTAGTACCTCAAGGAACAGGGACATCACTTCCTAGTTTTGTTATTTAGATGCTGTGAGCTAGACTTTATGGCTCTGTCAGAAACTATGACATATGATAATGGGCAAATATCTTTAGAATTAAAAATCCTTAAGGTCCCTCCACCATTTACTAGCTatgtaagttttaaaaagtaagattGATGCATAGCGCTtgagtttcttcatctgtaagatggggagATATTAATTAGCATGATGTTGATATATGACATTTTGATGAAGTAGCTTTGATGTAACTCTCGGCTTGGCCATTCTCACATGgcctaaaataaataagaaactaaacctgaaaaaataaatccttaaggTCCTTCAAGAGTTTCTAGTTTCCTAGAGAATCCATTGGAATTTAGGGAAATAAAA
This window of the Dasypus novemcinctus isolate mDasNov1 chromosome 5, mDasNov1.1.hap2, whole genome shotgun sequence genome carries:
- the PURB gene encoding transcriptional regulator protein Pur-beta translates to MADGDSGSERGGSGGGGGGPGSCGFQPLSRGGGGEQETQELASKRLDIQNKRFYLDVKQNAKGRFLKIAEVGAGGSKSRLTLSMAVAAEFRDYLGDFIEHYAQLGPSSPEQIAAAASAEDGGGPRRALKSEFLVRENRKYYLDLKENQRGRFLRIRQTINRVGGSGGFGGGPGPGGLQSGQTIALPAQGLIEFRDALAKLIDDYGGEEEELAGGPGGGGGGPGGGLYGELPEGTSITVDSKRFFFDVGCNKYGVFLRVSEVKPSYRNAITVPFKAWGKFGGAFCRYADEMKEIQERQRDKLYERRGGGSGGGEESEGEEVDED